One window of Quercus robur chromosome 5, dhQueRobu3.1, whole genome shotgun sequence genomic DNA carries:
- the LOC126726127 gene encoding E3 ubiquitin-protein ligase ATL41-like, translating to MSSDGKLVLVAIFSLIALVMLVMILQIHFRHQERRRQASLHRRTTQVALDEIHSIEPTPMKALDPLVVASLPKFMYKRTDQLDHGDVIECSVCLSTIVEETMVKLLPNCKHTFHVECIDMWLNSNTTCPICRTLAEPMVKPEDSTLCIVVQPLDPPIEDSTAHGTRLSSFQRMLSRERSSRGIQSCGDEGGPEDLERQ from the coding sequence ATGAGTTCTGACGGTAAGCTCGTACTTGTTGCTATATTCTCCCTAATCGCTCTAGTAATGCTAGTCATGATTCTCCAAATCCATTTTAGGCACCAAGAAAGAAGACGCCAGGCTTCCCTACATAGGAGAACAACTCAAGTTGCACTGGATGAAATACATTCCATTGAGCCAACACCAATGAAAGCTCTCGATCCATTGGTGGTGGCCTCATTACCAAAGTTCATGTACAAACGAACTGACCAGCTTGATCATGGTGATGTCATAGAGTGCTCAGTTTGCTTGAGCACCATTGTGGAGGAAACCATGGTTAAGCTTCTACCAAATTGTAAACACACGTTTCATGTGGAGTGCATTGATATGTGGCTTAACTCAAACACAACTTGCCCAATATGCCGCACCCTGGCTGAGCCTATGGTCAAGCCAGAGGATAGTACTTTGTGCATTGTGGTTCAACCCTTAGATCCACCTATTGAAGATAGTACGGCACATGGTACAAGATTAAGCTCTTTTCAGAGGATGCTTAGTAGGGAGAGATCGTCGAGGGGGATTCAGAGTTGTGGAGATGAAGGAGGTCCAGAAGATCTAGAAAGACAGTAG
- the LOC126728262 gene encoding RING-H2 finger protein ATL5-like, producing the protein MSSSDGNSNYRIGNNGKIKLAAVLSLFAIVMIFIILQIYPRYLLRQQASLDRRTTQEALDEIHSIESPMAGLDPLVMASLPMFIYNPSAKLDHGEEVTECSVCLSTIVEETMVKLLPNCTHRFHVECIDMWLSSNTNCPICRTLAEPPVWPADSNLCSGVQPIVSPIEDSMPHGIGTRLSSFQRMLSR; encoded by the coding sequence ATGAGTTCCAGCGATGGTAATTCTAATTATAGAATTGGTAACAATGGCAAGATCAAACTTGCAGCTGTGCTCTCCCTATTCGCTATTGTGATGATCTTCATCATTCTCCAAATCTATCCTAGGTACCTTTTAAGACAACAAGCTTCCCTAGACAGGAGAACAACTCAAGAAGCACTAGATGAAATACATTCTATTGAGTCACCAATGGCAGGTCTCGATCCATTGGTCATGGCCTCATTACCAATGTTCATATACAATCCAAGTGCCAAGCTTGATCATGGTGAAGAAGTCACAGAGTGCTCAGTTTGCTTGAGCACTATTGTGGAAGAGACCATGGTTAAGCTTCTGCCAAATTGTACCCACAGGTTTCATGTAGAGTGCATTGATATGTGGCTTAGCTCAAACACAAATTGCCCCATATGCCGAACCCTGGCTGAGCCTCCGGTCTGGCCAGCGGATAGTAATTTATGCAGTGGGGTTCAACCCATAGTTTCACCCATAGAAGATAGTATGCCACATGGTATTGGTACACGATTAAGTTCTTTTCAGAGGATGCTTAGTAGGTAG